A window of Enoplosus armatus isolate fEnoArm2 chromosome 3, fEnoArm2.hap1, whole genome shotgun sequence contains these coding sequences:
- the LOC139283464 gene encoding reticulocyte-binding protein homolog 2a-like has protein sequence MGKKSKAALLVSKSCYKAAFKMLWSAKGARKPMMEFWSKQLKEEMKALARQTDNPFHQKVSNRKPLSSFPWRRCLTWAQDKAPLVTTCLTSLFPDINALSKSSHQLSENQAQTLLERRSVVALSIPLFTRNIWKNNFLQAALGAELRLQGCSGSALDALNTMGLCQNKDTVRLLLHRLRNGKKTPTQNRRQRMKMKQEQMKGEQMTDEDEEDIEEQEEEEEEEEEEEEEEEDEEEDEEEEEEEDEEEEEEDDMEMAVEEEEVEVEVEVQDGLHEEEEDQATEEKAEMEKKRRKKKKAKKQRKEEKRKERGKRKVKEREEEEEEEDEGSEQKKRRVVVVRLGLLKGHSEVGRSDLSAP, from the exons ATGGGGAAGAAGAGCAAAGCAGCGCTGCTAGTGAGCAAGTCCTGCTACAAGGCCGCTTTCAAAATGCTGTGGTCTGCCAAAGGTGCCCGGAAGCCCATGATGGAGTTCTGGAGCAAACAGCtgaaagaggag ATGAAGGCGCTGGCACGACAGACGGACAATCCCTTCCATCAGAAGGTGTCGAACAGGAAGCCGCTGTCATCCTTCCCCTGGCGGCGCTGTCTAACCTGGGCCCAAGACAAAGCTCCACTCGTCACCACCTGCCTCACCTCACTGTTCCCTGACATCAACGCCCTCTCCAAGAGCAGCCA CCAGCTGTCGGAGAACCAGGCACAGACGCTGCTTGAGCGCCGGTCCGTGGTGGCACTCTCCATCCCGCTTTTCACCAGGAACATCTGGAAGAACAATTTCCTGCAGGCCGCTCTCGGGGCAGAGCTCCGGCTGCAGGGCTGCTCCGGCTCGGCACTTGACGCCCTCAACACCATGGGACTGTGTCAGAACAAAGACACCGTCAGATTATTGCTGCACAGGCTCCGAAACGGCAAGAAGACT CCAACACAGAACAGACGgcagaggatgaagatgaaacaAGAGCAGATGAAAGGAGAACAGATGACAGACGAGGACGAAGAGGATAtcgaggagcaggaggaggaggaggaggaggaagaagaagaagaggaggaggaggaggacgaggaggaggatgaggaagaggaggaagaagaagacgaggaagaggaagaagaggatgataTGGAGATGGCggtagaggaggaagaagtggaagtggaggtggaggtaCAAGACGGATtgcatgaggaagaggaggatcaAGCAACGGAGGAAAAGGCAGAgatggaaaagaagaggaggaagaagaagaaggcaaagaagcagagaaaggaggagaagaggaaggagagggggaaacgaaaagtgaaggagagagaggaagaggaggaggaggaggatgaagggtcagagcagaagaagaggcgggtggtggtggtgaggctTGGCCTCCTGAAGGGACACTCAGAAGTTGGACGATCCGACCTATCAGCTCCCTAA